In a single window of the Perca flavescens isolate YP-PL-M2 chromosome 18, PFLA_1.0, whole genome shotgun sequence genome:
- the akap12b gene encoding A-kinase anchor protein 12b isoform X2 produces MLGTITLTVGQPDGVAQKEEASDTMDTIQGDVAPQVNSEKVEKESPDANDISAIEEKAAEEKPDDASEVGFKKIFRFVGFKFTLKKDKSEEKDPVKLLTVKDKGEKEEVSGTDEPTKEEEAAATVEEKSTTEEKEADTVESTDEAKVSKEDQAETTDAPAEVPAAEAIDEAVKEEGAEKEGETALSPFRKLFSGGLFSNLRKKASIKKTKDEEDKEVGVEKETAKTEETAAVVEEKEEKDEVEQETKEEAPATPEEVKSETTPEPEVTVETPAAATTEETKQEGEKAESSAEEEKAPAEVTSEAELLSSQEKAKPQGSPLKKLFAGAGLKKLSTKKQKTRKDTETKLTESGEQASEQLQSSTESAEAPKTDSGPSSPEESGEHVIVVEVTQNESSQETDGEVVSDGEKKKEGIIAWSSFKKLVTPKKRVKRSSESEDEATGEKPAKSATLSSSESAPLADKSVEEEDKEDKPTEEEPKTENTEKLVSSTEEPKKKMDTSVSWEALMCMGGPKKRTRRTSDSDDEETKVEEESTAAAAVEGEQEGKTEAAIVTSQNTESDGELVSSTEPLSTPPDRESTWDTLKRMVMPKNKAKNEEKPEETPEQSQSDSEAPKDESSFSLRKLFPGRRKKKTEKQASTEQGSGEEDSDTPAVVPLSEYDDQVTAEQEAPAEPAEVQIKESAEDRSPSWIPATVEDGDDQHDQLSDIPEEAENAATPKSVDTDIAEDETEAKDLSLKAPKSAERRLSTAEVKPVAPAPSANTVPVPQGPKPESAEEVIEGVEAQISEIPPQTNVTVEDVPVEVVSEKIESEPPTENAESKTITILTPHARDEAMAICTGLDTKEIAEVALEKPVMPIVAYVAVIHDAVSTEVSVEENTASTEAIATEDPVLNALVHQVETTKFEPVVESSQGGLLDIQAAKENRETEIERARIVSTVQEEAEIIQPTTMSQNCINAVIVDPITPTSEPDVCTQSIEVTEPTIETKEVQMDVEQLAATEENTVKEVAQYVTEERASTVCETTKTTNTEETEPAILVVPSEEVSVITETVVLVAPVSAATPPMATIENAPLSESVQVQETKEEETVEETVEATTVQAAESEINLGTEQSSEKMEEIKDVQQTSEIEAQSIVIAQAVIQDAMDKVSEDTPESKKPTTPTPVQAVATTEKEIEITTEGPVITETPVAVCEKAAPKSPQQLCVAMEVIDTIPVEVTESIDASVEQQKPEEGLNKAVEVNISEETVVLEEVVEIKTASQIGEDLEQVREEQSKEDAEDQKPDVKEAAEEVEPQSEETKAETPSEENKEKVLEIHMPVQMVLQTAQVFEEPSVEEEAVEEFVSNGPVAEDTEVKAKIAASENKLSTLSEEPQGTASAEVSSPSQVTEAETPETPSGKCAEVMAQVIEVIEEAVKEIEPVSTEITAAS; encoded by the exons ATGCTTGGAACAATAACTCTAACAG TTGGCCAGCCAGATGGTGTAGCTCAGAAGGAGGAGGCTTCTGACACTATGGACACCATCCAGGGTGACGTGGCTCCTCAAGTGAACAGTGAGAAAGTGGAGAAAGAGTCTCCTGATGCCAATGACATCTCTGCTATTGAGGAGAAAGCAGCGGAGGAGAAACCTGATGATGCCAGTGAAGTGGGCTTCAAGAAGATCTTCCGCTTTGTGGGCTTTAAGTTCACACTGAAGAAGGACAAAAGTGAGGAGAAAGATCCTGTGAAGCTCCTGACAGTCAAAGataaaggagagaaggaggaggttAGTGGGACTGATGAACCTACAAAGGAGGAAGAGGCTGCTGCCACTGTTGAGGAGAAAAGCACAACTGAAGAAAAGGAGGCTGATACAGTGGAATCTACTGATGAGGCCAAAGTCAGTAAAGAAGACCAAGCTGAAACCACTGATGCCCCGGCTGAAGTCCCTGCAGCTGAAGCTATTGATGAAGCAGTCAAGGAGGAAGGAGctgagaaggaaggagagacCGCCCTGTCCCCCTTCAGGAAGCTCTTCAGTGGAGGACTCTTCTCTAACCTGAGAAAGAAAGCCAGCatcaaaaagacaaaagatgAGGAAGACAAGGAGGTAGGTGTTGAGAAGGAAACGGCTAAGACAGAAGAAACTGCTGCTGTTGtggaagaaaaggaggagaaggaTGAGGTGGAGCAAGAAACTAAGGAGGAGGCACCAGCAACTCCAGAGGAAGTGAAATCAGAGACTACCCCAGAGCCAGAGGTCACTGTTGAAACCCCTGCCGCAGCAACTACTGAGGAGACCAAACAAGAAGGGGAAAAGGCTGAATCTAGTGCAGAAGAGGAGAAGGCTCCAGCAGAGGTGACCTCTGAGGCTGAGCTGCTGTCATCACAGGAGAAGGCTAAGCCCCAGGGTAGCCCCCTGAAGAAGCTTTTTGCTGGAGCTGGCTTGAAGAAGCTCTCAACTAAGAAACAAAAGACCAGGAAAGACACTGAGACAAAGCTTACTGAGTCTGGGGAGCAGGCGTCTGAGCAGCTTCAATCCTCCACAGAGTCAGCAGAGGCTCCAAAAACTGACAGTGGGCCCTCATCTCCCGAGGAGTCAGGAGAGCATGTTATTGTTGTGGAGGTGACCCAGAATGAGTCTAGCCAAGAGACTGATGGTGAAGTTGTCTCTgatggagaaaagaaaaaagagggtATCATTGCCTGGTCCTCCTTCAAGAAACTAGTAACACCCAAGAAGCGTGTAAAAAGGTCTTCTGAAAGCGAAGATGAAGCCACAGGTGAGAAACCAGCAAAGTCAGCCACCCTGTCCTCTTCTGAGAGTGCCCCGTTAGCAGATAAGAGTGTTGAGGAGGAGGATAAGGAGGATAAGCCAACTGAGGAAGAGCCAAAGACTGAAAACACTGAGAAACTGGTCAGCAGCACTGAGGAGCCCAAAAAGAAAATGGACACCTCTGTCTCCTGGGAGGCTCTCATGTGTATGGGTGGACCCAAAAAGAGGACTAGGAGGACCTCTGATTCTGACGATGAAGAAACCAAGGTTGAAGAGGagtcaacagcagcagcagcagtagaagGGGAGCAGGAGGGCAAAACTGAGGCTGCCATTGTCACCTCCCAAAACACAGAGAGTGATGGAGAATTAGTTTCCTCCACTGAACCTTTAAGCACCCCCCCTGATAGAGAGTCCACCTGGGACACACTGAAACGCATGGTTATGCCAAAGAATAAAGCCAAAAATGAGGAAAAGCCTGAGGAGACTCCAGAACAATCCCAGTCAGACAGTGAAGCACCAAAAGATGAGTCGTCATTCTCATTGAGGAAGCTCTTCCCTGGACGCAGAAAGaagaagactgaaaaacaagcCTCCACTGAACAAGGCTCAGGTGAGGAGGACTCTGACACCCCAGCTGTGGTTCCTCTCTCAGAGTATGATGACCAAGTTACAGCTGAACAGGAAGCACCAGCAGAACCGGCTGAAGTCCAGATTAAAGAATCCGCTGAAGATAGATCCCCTTCCTGGATCCCAGCCACTGTTGAAGATGGTGATGATCAACATGATCAGCTGAGTGACATTCCAGAGGAGGCTGAGAATGCGGCCACGCCAAAGTCTGTTGACACTGACATTGCAGAGGATGAAACAGAAGCCAAGGATTTGTCCCTTAAAGCTCCCAAAAGCGCAGAGCGCAGACTGTCCACGGCTGAGGTGAAGCCTGTCGCTCCAGCTCCATCTGCAAATACTGTTCCAGTTCCTCAGGGACCCAAGCCAGAGAGCGCAGAGGAGGTTATTGAGGGCGTAGAGGCTCAAATTAGTGAAATTCCACCCCAGACCAATGTAACTGTTGAAGATGTACCAGTAGAGGTAGTTTCTGAGAAAATCGAGAGTGAACCACCAACTGAGAATGCAGAGTCAAAGACAATAACTATCCTGACGCCACACGCTCGTGACGAGGCCATGGCTATCTGCACTGGCCTAGACACCAAGGAGATTGCCGAAGTAGCTCTGGAGAAACCTGTAATGCCCATCGTAGCATATGTGGCTGTGATCCATGATGCTGTAAGCACAGAGGTGTCAGTGGAAGAGAATACAGCAAGTACAGAGGCCATTGCTACAGAAGATCCAGTGCTCAACGCCCTAGTGCACCAAGTAGAAACCACCAAGTTTGAGCCTGTTGTTGAAAGTTCACAGGGTGGATTATTAGACATTCAAGCAGCCAAGGAGAACCGTGAAACCGAGATTGAGAGGGCTAGAATTGTCAGCACTGTTCAGGAAGAGGCGGAAATCATTCAGCCTACCACCATGAGCCAGAACTGTATTAATGCTGTTATAGTCGATCCCATTACACCAACATCTGAACCAGATGTTTGCACCCAGAGCATAGAAGTCACTGAGCCAACTATAGAAACCAAGGAAGTGCAAATGGATGTGGAACAGCTTGCTGCCACTGaagaaaatactgtaaaagagGTAGCTCAGTATGTGACCGAAGAGAGAGCCTCCACCGTATGTGAAACCACAAAGACCACCAACACAGAGGAGACTGAGCCAGCCATCCTTGTTGTACCAAGCGAGGAGGTTTCTGTTATCACTGAGACAGTTGTCCTTGTGGCCCCAGTCAGTGCGGCAACACCACCCATGGCGACCATAGAAAATGCACCACTGTCAGAGTCAGTCCAGGTGCAGGAAACCAAGGAGGAGGAGACCGTTGAAGAGACTGTGGAGGCCACTACTGTTCAAGCAGCAGAGTCAGAGATCAACTTAGGCACTGAGCAGTCCAGCGAGAAGATGGAGGAAATCAAGGATGTCCAACAGACCAGTGAAATTGAGGCTCAGAGCATAGTCATTGCCCAGGCTGTCATTCAGGATGCCATGGATAAAGTTTCAGAAGACACCCCTGAATCCAAAAAGCCCACCACCCCGACACCAGTCCAGGCTGTGGCaacaacagagaaagagatTGAAATCACAACAGAGGGCCCCGTTATCACTGAAACCCCTGTTGCTGTCTGCGAAAAAGCAGCACCAAAGTCACctcagcagctctgtgttgccATGGAGGTCATTGACACAATCCCAGTCGAGGTCACAGAGAGCATTGATGCCTCTGTAGAGCAGCAGAAACCAGAAGAAGGGTTGAACAAAGCTGTGGAGGTAAACATAAGTGAAGAAACTGTCGTATTGGAAGAAGTAGTGGAGATAAAGACAGCGAGTCAGATAGGTGAGGACCTCGAACAGGTCAGGGAAGAACAGAGCAAAGAAGATgcagaggatcagaaaccaGATGTAAAAGAAGCAGCTGAGGAAGTGGAACCACAATCGGAGGAAACAAAGGCAGAGACCCCTTCAGAAGAGAACAAAGAGAAAGTGCTTGAAATCCACATGCCAGTCCAAATGGTCCTGCAGACGGCACAGGTGTTTGAGGAACCGTCAGTGGAAGAAGAGGCCGTGGAAGAGTTTGTCAGCAACGGCCCTGTGGCAGAagacactgaggtaaaagctaAGATCGCTGCATCTGAAAACAAACTCTCAACGCTGTCAGAAGAACCGCAAGGGACGGCTTCAGCAGAGGTTTCCTCTCCCAGCCAAGTCACAGAGGCAGAGACACCAGAGACACCATCGGGAAAGTGCGCAGAAGTGATGGCGCAGGTGATCGAAGTGATCGAGGAGGCTGTGAAGGAGATCGAGCCTGTGTCCACAGAGATCACAGCGGCATCATGA
- the zbtb2b gene encoding zinc finger and BTB domain-containing protein 2b produces the protein MELANHGLILLQQLNAQREFGFLCDCTVAIGDVFFKAHKAVLAAFSNYFRMLFIHQDSDCVRLKAADIQPDIFSYLLNLMYTGKLAPQLIDPARLEQGVRFLHAYPLLQEASQSVYSHPEQHSINLSTSLYGIQISDQQVGLSARLSTQRQLSSPFDMEQPSSEGKYPSTAAATASYANSLLSKLTSSPPDMEASTSGTKPTVEEGGMDLLSADGSSASAILHVKPSIMKRNSSFRKHYSCHLCRSRFTQRSLLREHLLQHTHALQQAPAEPSNALSPVMTREHRMLELEGVLKGFKAGSSALAATTAVEIISDSEQTPVSGTNSDSPRAEVSTSSWGVGGLHSQADTPPPSDIADIDNLESADLDREVKRRKYECSTCGRKFIQKSHWREHMYIHTGKPFKCSACGKSFCRANQAARHVCLNQGADTYTMVDRQSMELCAAGDDSSQMEAMFLGSSKPYKCNICATTFSSPNEVIKHLCFTQGGLVGLQGNTGAGMLHQPEEFSKDEGSDLSNSGTPLEPIKTEEILVE, from the exons ATGGAGTTGGCCAACCATGGTCTTATCCTGCTGCAGCAGCTTAACGCTCAGAGGGAGTTTGGCTTCCTGTGCGACTGCACTGTGGCCATAGGAGATGTCTTCTTCAAAGCCCACAAAGCTGTCCTTGCTGCCTTCTCCAACTACTTCAGAATGCTCTTCATTCATCAGGACAG TGACTGTGTgcgcctgaaggctgctgacaTACAGCCAGATATTTTCAGCTACCTCCTCAACCTGATGTACACGGGCAAGCTTGCACCCCAGTTAATAGACCCTGCACGGCTGGAGCAGGGGGTCAGATTCCTGCATGCCTATCCACTCTTGCAGGAGGCCAGCCAGTCTGTGTATTCACACCCTGAGCAGCACAGCATCAACCTTTCCACTTCCCTCTACGGCATCCAGATCTCTGACCAACAGGTAGGGCTGTCAGCTAGATTGTCCACTCAACGGCAGCTCTCCTCACCTTTTGACATGGAGCAGCCAAGCTCAGAAGGGAAGTATCCGTCCACGGCAGCTGCCACAGCTTCGTACGCAAATTCCTTACTATCCAAGCTAACTTCCTCACCCCCAGACATGGAGGCCTCAACCAGCGGCACGAAGCCTACAGTTGAGGAGGGGGGTATGGACTTGCTAAGTGCAGATGGTTCCTCAGCCAGTGCCATCCTCCATGTAAAACCCAGCATCATGAAGAGGAATTCCTCCTTTAGGAAGCATTACTCCTGTCATCTGTGCAGGAGTCGATTCACCCAGAGAAGCCTGCTGAGAGAGCATCTCCTCCAACACACCCATGCTCTACAGCAGGCGCCAGCTGAGCCCAGCAATGCACTCTCACCTGTCATGACTAGAGAACATAGGATGCTAGAGTTGGAGGGCGTCCTGAAAGGATTCAAGGCAGGGTCAAGTGCCTTGGCTGCCACTACAGCAGTAGAGATAATCAGTGACAGCGAGCAAACACCTGTTTCAGGTACCAATTCGGACTCTCCCCGAGCAGAGGTGTCCACATCCAGCTGGGGGGTGGGAGGATTACATTCTCAGGCAGACACGCCACCTCCGTCAGACATTGCGGACATCGACAACCTGGAGAGTGCCGACTTGGACAGGGAAGTTAAGCGTAGGAAGTACGAGTGCTCCACCTGTGGCCGCAAGTTTATTCAAAAGAGCCACTGGCGTGAGCACATGTACATCCACACGGGCAAGCCCTTCAAATGCAGCGCTTGTGGCAAGAGCTTTTGCCGGGCCAACCAAGCAGCCCGCCATGTGTGCCTGAACCAGGGGGCCGACACCTATACCATGGTGGACCGACAGAGCATGGAACTGTGCGCTGCAGGTGACGACAGCAGCCAGATGGAGGCAATGTTCTTGGGCTCATCAAAGCCTTACAAGTGTAACATTTGTGCAACCACCTTCTCCAGTCCCAATGAGGTGATCAAACACTTGTGTTTTACTCAAGGGGGATTAGTGGGGCTGCAGGGAAACACGGGTGCAGGGATGCTGCACCAGCCTGAAGAGTTCTCCAAAGATGAAGGCTCTGATTTGTCCAACTCTGGCACCCCACTGGAACCCATTAAGACTGAGGAAATCCTCGTAGAGTAG
- the akap12b gene encoding A-kinase anchor protein 12b isoform X1 codes for MGAESSAQRDGKSQEDASASTSASAGELSAEVHALQVGSTALDSKPLEKNGQISSTTSLNGHSEDNTLAEVGQPDGVAQKEEASDTMDTIQGDVAPQVNSEKVEKESPDANDISAIEEKAAEEKPDDASEVGFKKIFRFVGFKFTLKKDKSEEKDPVKLLTVKDKGEKEEVSGTDEPTKEEEAAATVEEKSTTEEKEADTVESTDEAKVSKEDQAETTDAPAEVPAAEAIDEAVKEEGAEKEGETALSPFRKLFSGGLFSNLRKKASIKKTKDEEDKEVGVEKETAKTEETAAVVEEKEEKDEVEQETKEEAPATPEEVKSETTPEPEVTVETPAAATTEETKQEGEKAESSAEEEKAPAEVTSEAELLSSQEKAKPQGSPLKKLFAGAGLKKLSTKKQKTRKDTETKLTESGEQASEQLQSSTESAEAPKTDSGPSSPEESGEHVIVVEVTQNESSQETDGEVVSDGEKKKEGIIAWSSFKKLVTPKKRVKRSSESEDEATGEKPAKSATLSSSESAPLADKSVEEEDKEDKPTEEEPKTENTEKLVSSTEEPKKKMDTSVSWEALMCMGGPKKRTRRTSDSDDEETKVEEESTAAAAVEGEQEGKTEAAIVTSQNTESDGELVSSTEPLSTPPDRESTWDTLKRMVMPKNKAKNEEKPEETPEQSQSDSEAPKDESSFSLRKLFPGRRKKKTEKQASTEQGSGEEDSDTPAVVPLSEYDDQVTAEQEAPAEPAEVQIKESAEDRSPSWIPATVEDGDDQHDQLSDIPEEAENAATPKSVDTDIAEDETEAKDLSLKAPKSAERRLSTAEVKPVAPAPSANTVPVPQGPKPESAEEVIEGVEAQISEIPPQTNVTVEDVPVEVVSEKIESEPPTENAESKTITILTPHARDEAMAICTGLDTKEIAEVALEKPVMPIVAYVAVIHDAVSTEVSVEENTASTEAIATEDPVLNALVHQVETTKFEPVVESSQGGLLDIQAAKENRETEIERARIVSTVQEEAEIIQPTTMSQNCINAVIVDPITPTSEPDVCTQSIEVTEPTIETKEVQMDVEQLAATEENTVKEVAQYVTEERASTVCETTKTTNTEETEPAILVVPSEEVSVITETVVLVAPVSAATPPMATIENAPLSESVQVQETKEEETVEETVEATTVQAAESEINLGTEQSSEKMEEIKDVQQTSEIEAQSIVIAQAVIQDAMDKVSEDTPESKKPTTPTPVQAVATTEKEIEITTEGPVITETPVAVCEKAAPKSPQQLCVAMEVIDTIPVEVTESIDASVEQQKPEEGLNKAVEVNISEETVVLEEVVEIKTASQIGEDLEQVREEQSKEDAEDQKPDVKEAAEEVEPQSEETKAETPSEENKEKVLEIHMPVQMVLQTAQVFEEPSVEEEAVEEFVSNGPVAEDTEVKAKIAASENKLSTLSEEPQGTASAEVSSPSQVTEAETPETPSGKCAEVMAQVIEVIEEAVKEIEPVSTEITAAS; via the coding sequence TTGGCCAGCCAGATGGTGTAGCTCAGAAGGAGGAGGCTTCTGACACTATGGACACCATCCAGGGTGACGTGGCTCCTCAAGTGAACAGTGAGAAAGTGGAGAAAGAGTCTCCTGATGCCAATGACATCTCTGCTATTGAGGAGAAAGCAGCGGAGGAGAAACCTGATGATGCCAGTGAAGTGGGCTTCAAGAAGATCTTCCGCTTTGTGGGCTTTAAGTTCACACTGAAGAAGGACAAAAGTGAGGAGAAAGATCCTGTGAAGCTCCTGACAGTCAAAGataaaggagagaaggaggaggttAGTGGGACTGATGAACCTACAAAGGAGGAAGAGGCTGCTGCCACTGTTGAGGAGAAAAGCACAACTGAAGAAAAGGAGGCTGATACAGTGGAATCTACTGATGAGGCCAAAGTCAGTAAAGAAGACCAAGCTGAAACCACTGATGCCCCGGCTGAAGTCCCTGCAGCTGAAGCTATTGATGAAGCAGTCAAGGAGGAAGGAGctgagaaggaaggagagacCGCCCTGTCCCCCTTCAGGAAGCTCTTCAGTGGAGGACTCTTCTCTAACCTGAGAAAGAAAGCCAGCatcaaaaagacaaaagatgAGGAAGACAAGGAGGTAGGTGTTGAGAAGGAAACGGCTAAGACAGAAGAAACTGCTGCTGTTGtggaagaaaaggaggagaaggaTGAGGTGGAGCAAGAAACTAAGGAGGAGGCACCAGCAACTCCAGAGGAAGTGAAATCAGAGACTACCCCAGAGCCAGAGGTCACTGTTGAAACCCCTGCCGCAGCAACTACTGAGGAGACCAAACAAGAAGGGGAAAAGGCTGAATCTAGTGCAGAAGAGGAGAAGGCTCCAGCAGAGGTGACCTCTGAGGCTGAGCTGCTGTCATCACAGGAGAAGGCTAAGCCCCAGGGTAGCCCCCTGAAGAAGCTTTTTGCTGGAGCTGGCTTGAAGAAGCTCTCAACTAAGAAACAAAAGACCAGGAAAGACACTGAGACAAAGCTTACTGAGTCTGGGGAGCAGGCGTCTGAGCAGCTTCAATCCTCCACAGAGTCAGCAGAGGCTCCAAAAACTGACAGTGGGCCCTCATCTCCCGAGGAGTCAGGAGAGCATGTTATTGTTGTGGAGGTGACCCAGAATGAGTCTAGCCAAGAGACTGATGGTGAAGTTGTCTCTgatggagaaaagaaaaaagagggtATCATTGCCTGGTCCTCCTTCAAGAAACTAGTAACACCCAAGAAGCGTGTAAAAAGGTCTTCTGAAAGCGAAGATGAAGCCACAGGTGAGAAACCAGCAAAGTCAGCCACCCTGTCCTCTTCTGAGAGTGCCCCGTTAGCAGATAAGAGTGTTGAGGAGGAGGATAAGGAGGATAAGCCAACTGAGGAAGAGCCAAAGACTGAAAACACTGAGAAACTGGTCAGCAGCACTGAGGAGCCCAAAAAGAAAATGGACACCTCTGTCTCCTGGGAGGCTCTCATGTGTATGGGTGGACCCAAAAAGAGGACTAGGAGGACCTCTGATTCTGACGATGAAGAAACCAAGGTTGAAGAGGagtcaacagcagcagcagcagtagaagGGGAGCAGGAGGGCAAAACTGAGGCTGCCATTGTCACCTCCCAAAACACAGAGAGTGATGGAGAATTAGTTTCCTCCACTGAACCTTTAAGCACCCCCCCTGATAGAGAGTCCACCTGGGACACACTGAAACGCATGGTTATGCCAAAGAATAAAGCCAAAAATGAGGAAAAGCCTGAGGAGACTCCAGAACAATCCCAGTCAGACAGTGAAGCACCAAAAGATGAGTCGTCATTCTCATTGAGGAAGCTCTTCCCTGGACGCAGAAAGaagaagactgaaaaacaagcCTCCACTGAACAAGGCTCAGGTGAGGAGGACTCTGACACCCCAGCTGTGGTTCCTCTCTCAGAGTATGATGACCAAGTTACAGCTGAACAGGAAGCACCAGCAGAACCGGCTGAAGTCCAGATTAAAGAATCCGCTGAAGATAGATCCCCTTCCTGGATCCCAGCCACTGTTGAAGATGGTGATGATCAACATGATCAGCTGAGTGACATTCCAGAGGAGGCTGAGAATGCGGCCACGCCAAAGTCTGTTGACACTGACATTGCAGAGGATGAAACAGAAGCCAAGGATTTGTCCCTTAAAGCTCCCAAAAGCGCAGAGCGCAGACTGTCCACGGCTGAGGTGAAGCCTGTCGCTCCAGCTCCATCTGCAAATACTGTTCCAGTTCCTCAGGGACCCAAGCCAGAGAGCGCAGAGGAGGTTATTGAGGGCGTAGAGGCTCAAATTAGTGAAATTCCACCCCAGACCAATGTAACTGTTGAAGATGTACCAGTAGAGGTAGTTTCTGAGAAAATCGAGAGTGAACCACCAACTGAGAATGCAGAGTCAAAGACAATAACTATCCTGACGCCACACGCTCGTGACGAGGCCATGGCTATCTGCACTGGCCTAGACACCAAGGAGATTGCCGAAGTAGCTCTGGAGAAACCTGTAATGCCCATCGTAGCATATGTGGCTGTGATCCATGATGCTGTAAGCACAGAGGTGTCAGTGGAAGAGAATACAGCAAGTACAGAGGCCATTGCTACAGAAGATCCAGTGCTCAACGCCCTAGTGCACCAAGTAGAAACCACCAAGTTTGAGCCTGTTGTTGAAAGTTCACAGGGTGGATTATTAGACATTCAAGCAGCCAAGGAGAACCGTGAAACCGAGATTGAGAGGGCTAGAATTGTCAGCACTGTTCAGGAAGAGGCGGAAATCATTCAGCCTACCACCATGAGCCAGAACTGTATTAATGCTGTTATAGTCGATCCCATTACACCAACATCTGAACCAGATGTTTGCACCCAGAGCATAGAAGTCACTGAGCCAACTATAGAAACCAAGGAAGTGCAAATGGATGTGGAACAGCTTGCTGCCACTGaagaaaatactgtaaaagagGTAGCTCAGTATGTGACCGAAGAGAGAGCCTCCACCGTATGTGAAACCACAAAGACCACCAACACAGAGGAGACTGAGCCAGCCATCCTTGTTGTACCAAGCGAGGAGGTTTCTGTTATCACTGAGACAGTTGTCCTTGTGGCCCCAGTCAGTGCGGCAACACCACCCATGGCGACCATAGAAAATGCACCACTGTCAGAGTCAGTCCAGGTGCAGGAAACCAAGGAGGAGGAGACCGTTGAAGAGACTGTGGAGGCCACTACTGTTCAAGCAGCAGAGTCAGAGATCAACTTAGGCACTGAGCAGTCCAGCGAGAAGATGGAGGAAATCAAGGATGTCCAACAGACCAGTGAAATTGAGGCTCAGAGCATAGTCATTGCCCAGGCTGTCATTCAGGATGCCATGGATAAAGTTTCAGAAGACACCCCTGAATCCAAAAAGCCCACCACCCCGACACCAGTCCAGGCTGTGGCaacaacagagaaagagatTGAAATCACAACAGAGGGCCCCGTTATCACTGAAACCCCTGTTGCTGTCTGCGAAAAAGCAGCACCAAAGTCACctcagcagctctgtgttgccATGGAGGTCATTGACACAATCCCAGTCGAGGTCACAGAGAGCATTGATGCCTCTGTAGAGCAGCAGAAACCAGAAGAAGGGTTGAACAAAGCTGTGGAGGTAAACATAAGTGAAGAAACTGTCGTATTGGAAGAAGTAGTGGAGATAAAGACAGCGAGTCAGATAGGTGAGGACCTCGAACAGGTCAGGGAAGAACAGAGCAAAGAAGATgcagaggatcagaaaccaGATGTAAAAGAAGCAGCTGAGGAAGTGGAACCACAATCGGAGGAAACAAAGGCAGAGACCCCTTCAGAAGAGAACAAAGAGAAAGTGCTTGAAATCCACATGCCAGTCCAAATGGTCCTGCAGACGGCACAGGTGTTTGAGGAACCGTCAGTGGAAGAAGAGGCCGTGGAAGAGTTTGTCAGCAACGGCCCTGTGGCAGAagacactgaggtaaaagctaAGATCGCTGCATCTGAAAACAAACTCTCAACGCTGTCAGAAGAACCGCAAGGGACGGCTTCAGCAGAGGTTTCCTCTCCCAGCCAAGTCACAGAGGCAGAGACACCAGAGACACCATCGGGAAAGTGCGCAGAAGTGATGGCGCAGGTGATCGAAGTGATCGAGGAGGCTGTGAAGGAGATCGAGCCTGTGTCCACAGAGATCACAGCGGCATCATGA